From Aneurinibacillus sp. REN35, a single genomic window includes:
- a CDS encoding threonine aldolase family protein, translated as MIDLRSDTLTKPTEEMRTLMYEAEVGDDVYGEDPTVRRLEEKAAEVVGHEAALFVTSGTQGNQLALLSSCRPGEEVIVGENSHIYLYEGGAPAALGGLQLRPVAEEGGCPSAQAIRRALRDSYDVHQPRTRMICLENTHNKAGGRVILLHKMEEIHTLAKKHGLLIHMDGARLFNAVAASGASAKEYGKYVDSIQFCLSKGLSAPIGSVLTGTREFIEEARRWRKRLGGGLRQVGVLAAPGLHALEVMSQRLHEDHARAKQLAAGLNAIPGLYVNTDTVETNIIMCDVTKTGMNESEFQAKLAEKGVKASPFDEGIIRFVTHRHITDEDIAEVCERISYLVGAASIK; from the coding sequence ATTATTGATCTTCGCAGCGATACGCTAACAAAACCAACAGAAGAGATGCGTACGCTTATGTATGAAGCTGAAGTGGGCGATGATGTGTATGGAGAAGATCCTACCGTTCGCCGTCTAGAAGAAAAGGCGGCTGAGGTTGTAGGACACGAAGCAGCCTTGTTTGTTACGAGCGGAACACAGGGGAATCAGTTGGCTCTGCTTTCCTCCTGCCGTCCTGGTGAAGAAGTGATTGTGGGTGAGAACAGCCATATTTATCTGTATGAGGGAGGGGCTCCGGCTGCATTAGGCGGACTTCAATTGCGTCCTGTTGCAGAGGAGGGAGGATGTCCTTCCGCGCAGGCGATTCGGCGTGCGCTGCGTGATAGTTATGATGTGCATCAGCCGCGCACCCGGATGATCTGCCTGGAGAATACGCATAATAAAGCGGGTGGACGCGTGATTTTGCTGCATAAGATGGAAGAGATTCATACTCTTGCCAAAAAGCACGGGCTGCTGATTCATATGGATGGAGCCCGCCTGTTTAATGCGGTAGCGGCTTCCGGCGCTTCTGCAAAAGAATACGGAAAATATGTAGATTCGATTCAGTTCTGCTTATCCAAAGGATTGAGTGCTCCCATTGGTTCCGTGCTCACGGGAACACGGGAGTTTATTGAGGAGGCTAGGCGTTGGCGGAAGCGGTTAGGCGGTGGTCTGCGCCAGGTGGGTGTACTTGCAGCGCCGGGGCTGCATGCGCTTGAGGTGATGAGCCAGCGTCTGCATGAGGACCATGCTCGTGCCAAGCAGCTTGCGGCTGGATTGAATGCGATTCCTGGATTGTATGTTAATACAGATACGGTAGAGACGAATATTATTATGTGTGATGTGACAAAAACAGGCATGAATGAATCGGAATTTCAAGCAAAGCTTGCTGAAAAGGGAGTCAAAGCATCTCCGTTCGATGAAGGAATTATCCGCTTTGTTACACATCGGCATATTACGGATGAGGATATTGCGGAAGTATGTGAACGCATCTCTTATCTTGTAGGCGCAGCATCAATAAAATAA